In Rhinoderma darwinii isolate aRhiDar2 chromosome 9, aRhiDar2.hap1, whole genome shotgun sequence, the following are encoded in one genomic region:
- the DAGLA gene encoding diacylglycerol lipase-alpha, with product MPGIVVFRRRWSVGSDDLVLPGIFLFVLHSTWFVILSVVLFGLTYNPHETCSLNLVDHGRGYLGILLSCMIAEVAIIWLSMRGGILYTDPRDSMQYVLYVRLAILVIEFVYAIVGIVWLAQYYTSCNDVTAKNVTLGMVVCNWVVILSVCITVLCVFDPTGRTFVKLRATKRRQRNLRTYNLRHRLEEGQASSWTRRLKVFLCCTRTKDSQSDAYSEIAYLFAEFFRDLDIVPSDIIAGLVLLRQRQRAKRNAVLDEANNDILAFLSGMPVTRKTKYLDLKNAQEMQRYKEVCYYMLFALAAYGWPMYLIRKPTCGICRLAGACSSCCCLCSSRPRFAPGVTIEEDNCCGCNAIAIKRHFLDENMNMVDIVYTSCHDAVYETPFFVAVDHDKKKVVISIRGTLSPKDALTDLTGDAERLPVEGHHGTWLGHKGMVLSAEYIKKKLEQEMVLSQAFGRDLGRGTKHYGLIVVGHSLGAGTAAILSFLLRPQYPSLKCFAYSPPGGLLSEDAMEYSKEFVTSVVLGKDLVPRIGLSQLEGFRRHLLDVLQRSNKPKWRIILGGTKCIPKSELPDESEGITVPSNRLWTHPSDLTIALSASTPLYPPGRIIHVVHNHPVEQCCFWDQEEPTYFAIWGDNKAFEEVIISPAMLHEHLPHVVMEGLNKVLENYNKGKTALLSAAKVMVSPTEVDLNPELIFSQPPHLSPPILEVIPAIMLGTNANRRNSSTKSKQSEISLEGFYDSRLLSPVLKDPVELLLMSTKDCLAVSLQDRRAPLATMESLSDNESVYSFDSRRSSGFRSIRGSPSLRAVLERDESHCFFIDPTIPEENPSLSSRTELLGADALSKHSQESQHTEIIHNSGRSSPGDLPPWDEELAAGAETTRVQTPAQEELLLQNGRLTDVPSPQVLEFAEFIDSLFNLDSKSGSLQDLYHMMVSEGTDREMPKSVSDQEILLRAQFEPNLVPKPPRIFAGSADPSSGISVSASFPLSSSGELMDLTPTGMSSQECLTPDPTRTATPTGPTHCKPEELLISAL from the exons ATGCCGGGCATTGTCGTGTTCCGCCGGCGCTGGTCTGTGGGCAGCGATGATTTGGTGTTGCCGGGAATCTTCCTCTTTGTACTGCACAGCACGTG GTTTGTTATCCTCTCTGTGGTTCTCTTTGGACTAACCTATAACCCGCATGAGACATGTTCCCTGAATCTGGTAGATCATGGTCGGGGCTATCTGGGAATTCTGCTCAGCTGCATGATTGCAGAGGTGGCCATCATCTGGCTGAGCATGCGAGGGGGAATCCTGTACACTGATCCTAGGGACTCTATGCAGTATGTGCTATACGTCCGGCTTG CAATTCTGGTGATTGAGTTTGTTTATGCCATCGTGGGTATTGTCTGGCTCGCTCAGTATTACACATCCTGCAACGATGTCACTGCCAAGAATGTTACGCTGG GGATGGTGGTATGTAACTGGGTGGTCATACTCAGTGTCTGTATCACGGTGCTCTGTGTGTTTGATCCAACTGGAAGGACCTTTGTGAAGCTGCGTGCAACAAAGAGAAGACAAAGGAATTTGCGCACATACAATTTACG ACACCGCCTGGAGGAAGGTCAGGCCAGCAGCTGGACCCGTCGTTTGAAAGTCTTCCTATGTTGCACTCGCACAAAGGACTCTCAGTCT GACGCATATTCAGAAATTGCCTATTTGTTTGCTGAGTTTTTCCGAGATCTGGATATTGTTCCATCTGACATCATTGCTGGCTTAGTCCTACTGCGTCAAAGGCAGAGAGCAAAGCGTAACGCAGTGCTGGATGAG GCTAATAATGATATATTGGCTTTCTTGTCTGGCATGCCAGTCACCCGAAAAACAAAATATCTGGACCTGAAAAATGCC CAAGAGATGCAGCGGTACAAGGAGGTCTGTTATTACATGCTGTTTGCACTGGCGGCATATGGCTGGCCCATGTACCTCATCCGGAAACCAACTTGTGGCATCTGCCGATTGGCAGGCGCTTGCTC CAGCTGCTGTTGTCTCTGCTCTTCTCGTCCTCGCTTCGCCCCTGGAGTTACCATCGAGGAGGATAACTGCTGCGGTTGTAATGCAATTGCAATAAAGCGTCACTTCTTGGATGAGAACATGAACATGGTGGACATTGTGTACACTTCATGTCATGATGCG GTTTATGAAACCCCATTCTTTGTGGCTGTCGATCACGATAAGAAGAAAGTAGTAATTAGTATACGTGGCACACTCTCTCCAAAG GATGCCTTGACAGACCTTACCGGAGATGCGGAGCGCCTGCCAGTAGAGGGACACCATGGAACGTGGTTAGGGCACAAG GGAATGGTTCTTTCCGCTGAATATATTAAAAAGAAGTTGGAGCAAGAAATGGTTCTTTCTCAGGCATTTGGCAGAGATCTG GGACGTGGAACCAAACACTATGGCCTAATTGTGGTGGGCCACTCACTTGGAGCTGGCACTGCTGCTATTCTCTCCTTCCTCCTGCGCCCACAGTATCCTTCCCTAAAGTGTTTTGCCTACTCTCCGCCAGGAGGCCTCCTAAG CGAGGATGCCATGGAGTATTCCAAGGAGTTTGTTACATCTGTAGTGCTGGGAAAAGACTTGGTTCCcag GATTGGTTTGTCTCAGCTTGAAGGATTTCGCAGGCACCTTCTAGATGTTCTTCAGAGGAGCAACAAGCCAAAG TGGCGGATTATTCTAGGGGGTACTAAGTGTATACCTAAATCAGAACTTCCTGATGAATCTGAGGGGATAACCGTGCCCAGTAACCGTCTCTGGACTCACCCCAGTGATCTAACCATAGCACTATCAGCCAGCACCCCGCTCTACCCTCCTGGACGAATCATTCATGTTGTGCACAATCATCCAGTAGAGCAGTGTTG TTTCTGGGATCAAGAGGAACCTACTTACTTTGCCATTTGGGGAGACAACAAAGCCTTTGAAGAAGTAATAATCTCCCCGGCCATGCTGCATGAACACCTTCCACATGTGGTAATGGAAGGACTGAACAAG GTGTTGGAAAATTATAACAAGGGCAAAACTGCCCTTCTATCCGCTGCCAAAGTGATGGTGAGTCCAACAGAAGTGGATCTGAACCCAGAACTGATCTTTAGTCAGCCGCCTCATCTATCGCCTCCCATTCTGGAGGTGATCCCTGCGATCATGCTCGGCACAAATGCTAACCGGAGGAACAGCAGCACCAA GAGTAAGCAGTCTGAAATCAGCCTTGAGGGATTTTATGACTCCCGTCTTCTGTCACCGGTGCTGAAGGATCCTGTTGAGCTTCTGTTGATGAGCACCAAGGATTGCCTGGCAGTGTCACTGCAAGACCGCAGGGCGCCATTAGCTACAATGGAGAGCCTCTCCGACAACGAGTCAGTATACAGTTTTGATTCCAGGCGTTCTTCTGGATTCCGAAGTATCCGTGGTTCACCCAGTTTGCGAGCTGTTCTGGAGCGTGATGAGTCGCACTGCTTCTTCATTGACCCCACCATTCCAGAGGAGAATCCGTCCCTGAGCTCCCGCACTGAGCTGCTTGGAGCAGATGCCCTTTCTAAGCATTCCCAAGAGAGCCAGCACACTGAGATTATCCATAACAGTGGTCGCTCCTCGCCTGGAGATTTGCCACCCTGGgatgaagaattggctgcaggagcAGAGACCACCAGGGTGCAGACCCCAGCCCAGGAGGAGCTGTTACTACAGAATGGACGCCTCACGGACGTTCCAAGCCCTCAAGTGCTAGAATTTGCAGAATTTATAGACAGTCTTTTCAATCTAGACAGTAAAAGTGGATCCTTACAGGACCTTTATCATATGATGGTATCAGAAGGAACAGACCGTGAAATGCCCAAGTCTGTAAGTGATCAGGAGATACTGTTAAGAGCACAGTTCGAGCCAAATCTAGTGCCGAAGCCTCCCCGTATTTTTGCTGGCTCAGCAGATCCATCATCTGGCATATCTGTTTCTGCCTCTTTCCCTCTTAGCTCTTCAGGTGAGCTCATGGACCTTACACCGACAGGTATGAGCAGCCAGGAGTGCCTGACCCCTGATCCCACCCGGACTGCCACACCTACTGGACCAACTCATTGCAAACCGGAAGAACTGCTCATCTCTGCTCTCTAG